The window CTGGCCCGCGCCATTCCTGGCGATCCCTGCAAGGCCATCTTGGGCGAAAAGGCAACAGCGGAAGCCTGTGATCGTTTTACAAAAGATTTTGGTCTGGATAAGCCGGTTTACGAGCAATTTATCATCTACGTCACCAAGATGCTCCAGGGTGATCTGGGCAAGTCTATCCGTTTCGGCCGGCCGGTCCTCACCATTTTATTAGAGCGCCTCCCCACAACCATTGAGTTGGGCCTGGCGGCCATGTTTATTGCGGCGATTGTGGGCATACCGGCCGGCATACTTTCGGCCGTGCGGCGTAATTCGATCATTGACGTCACGACGATGATCGGGGCCAACATTGGGGTTTCGCTGCCTGTGTTCTTTTTGGGGCTGTTACTGATTTATTTGTTTGCGGTAGTCCTAAAGGACACACCGTTTTCCTTGCCCCCCTCTGGCCGCCTCTCCCCCGGCGTTTCACCCGTCCCGTTTTATGAGGTGTATAACCTGACGGTGGTGGAGGGCAGCGTCCGGCAGCAGTTTTTCAGTTTTCTCGCCAAGCATTACGTGTTTAATTCGCTCATTACCTTCGACTGGAAAGTGTTGAACGACGCGCTGCGGCACCTCATTCTGCCGGCCGTGGCGCTGAGTACCATTCCACTGTCTATCCTGGCCCGGATGACCCGTTCCAGCATGTTGGAAGTGTTGGGGTTGGATTATATGCGCACCGCCCGTGCCAAAGGATTAACCGAACGTACCGTCGTCTTGCGGCATGGGCTGCGCAACGCCCTTTTGCCGGTTATCACCGTAGCCGGGCTGCAACTGGCGGCTATCTTAGGTGGTGCGGTGTTAACAGAGACCATTTTTGGACTGGCCGGCGTTGGCCTGAGCGTCTACGAAGCTATCACCTCGCGTGATTTTCCCATCATTCAAGGGTTTGTCATTGTGATTGCCCTGATTTACGTGACGTTCAATCTATTGGTAGACCTCTCCTACGCAGTCCTTGATCCGCGCATTCGGCTTGACTGATCTTTTTACGGCAGCTTCCGCAAAGGCGACCAATGACCACTTTTACACGACTGGACAAGTAACATGGCGAACGTAGTTGAGCTTCCTAATGAACTAATCCTCCCAGAAGAATCGCCCAGTTTGTGGCGCCTGACTTTGCGCCGGTTGCTGCGCCAACGTTCGGCCATATTTGGGTTAAGCATTTTGGCAGTGCTGATTTTTGTGGCGACTTTTGCCCCCCTCATTGCCCCTTATGACCCCACGGAAGTCCTCATCGGCAAAGAAGATGTGCGTAAGCGAGAAGCACCCTGTATTCATCTGTTGGGCTGCCCCCCGGAAAAACCACAGCATCTGATGGGCACGGATGGCAACGTGCGCGATATGTTTAGTCGCATTGTCTATGGCACACGTATCTCTCTGCAAATTGGCCTGATCGTGGTGTTTATTTCCTCGACTTCGGGCATTGTGTTGGGGTCTATTGCCGGTTATGCCGGTGGCTGGATTGATAATTTGATTATGCGCCTGATGGACATTGTGCTGGCCTTCCCTTTCTTTTTGCTGGCGATTGCTCTGGTTTTTGTCTTAGGCCCCAGCCTGAGCAATGCGATGCTGGCTATCGCCATTATCAGTATGCCCACCTATGCGCGGGTGGTGCGTTCGACGGTGCTGTCTATTCGGGAAATGGACTATATTCAGGCGTCGCGGGCTTTGGGGGCGACGGATTTAGACATTTTATTCAAGCGTATTTTGCCAAATGCGATGCCGCCATTGATTGTGTTGGCAACATTGGGTATTGCCACGGCAATTTTGGATACAGCCGCGTTGTCTTTCCTGGGGTTGGGCGCGCAGGAACCGATGGCGGAATGGGGCACGATGTTGGGGCGGGAGCGAAACCAGATTTTTAGCGCGCCACACCTGGTATTGATCCCCGGTTTTATGATCTCGATTACCGTTTTGGCCTTTAACCTGTTGGGGGATGGGCTGCGAGATGCTTTGGACCCAAGATTGATGCACAATCAATAGTCATGACCAGATCTTAGACGTTCAGGGTGGGTAACGGCCGTTCCCCGGACCATCTTCCCACCTTTAAACGTGACATAATTCTTGACTCCACATAATGTATGGCTATAATGTGAGTTATGTTAGCTTACGCAAAGGCGTTGTTGGTCATGCCTGCGTGGCTGCGGGCGTGGCTGCAACAATTTCTGTCGCTCTTAGGGATTCTAAGCCCGCAGCAAATTGCCTTAGGCGTTTTAAAAGGCTCTTTCGACACCCTGCTTCTTGTTTTGCTGGGCTTTGGCTTCGTCGCCGGAGGGCGCATGGTGATGGACAGCCAATACACACTGCCCAGCTCTATCCAGACAACCGCTCTGAAATGGGCGCCCATCGCTGACCGCATTGCCCGCAAGGCAGACATCCCCCGGGAAGTACCATTGGTCTTGTGGTTCAAAGAGAACAGTATGTTGGCCGTTAATCCCGACAATTGCACAGGCATCGTTGGCGCGTATGATTTGGTACGTTCTGGTGAACGCCCCTGCTTCGCGCCTGGCCCCATTTCAGACATTGAAGTGGCCGAGCAGTTGGTAATTGCCGCCAGCGAATTTAAGAAGCGCTGCCCGGACATCACCTATTACACCCAAAACCCGGACATGATCAAACGCTGCTACTTTGCCTATAATGCCGGGATGGGCGCGGCCGCCCGGCTGGACGCCAACCAATCAGCTTATGTCATGAACAACTACGACGCAGCGCACACCAACATGGTGTACTCCGACGTGGAGTTAGGCACGGTGGTGGTAAAACAGTTAGGGGCATGGCCAACCCATCTGGCGATGCAGAGTTTGGTGGTGTCGCAGTTAGACGTGGCCGGGGAGGAACGGCCGTTCTCCCTGGCAATTCTTGATGTCAGCACCCGCCTCTACGACTGGGCCAGCACTTCCGCCGCCAAACTGAGCAATACCGTCTGGGGTGTGGATGGCGAAATGGCTTTCCCGGCCAGCCGCAGCCTGGATCAAGAAGCGTGTATTGGCAAAGCCCATACGCTGGGCAACATCACGTTACGCCCCCGCCTGAACCCGGTCGCATTTGCCCCTACGCTGACTCAGGACGTGCATGGTTGCAGCTACAGCCTGCCCGGCGTAGATATTTCCAGCAGCGACAGCACAGCTATTTTGCAAGCGCCCATGCCCGGTGAGGTTTCCACCTTCACCGACCGTTGGTACAACACAACCATTCGCATTGAAAATGACGAATGGATTGTTTGGCTGCTGCACCCCCGTTCCTATTTGATCGAAACCGGTCCTGTCAAACGTGGGCAGGCGGTCGGCGTCATGGGCGCGGTCGGCTACGCCACAGGACCCCACGTCCATTACACCATTTTCGATAAGGTGAACGAAACGTTTGTTGACCCGCAGGAATTTTTACCCTGACCCGGTAGAGAAGAGAAGCAAGGAGTATCATTATGAACCTGGATTTAGGACAACTGTTGCGGTTTATTCCTCTGGTCGTCGGGCTGATCTTGGCTTACCATCTGATTTTCAAGGTTCAGCTTCCCAGCAAAGGCATATGGTCCATTATCACCTATGTCATTGGCATCTTGCTGGTATTTTTGGCCGTCAGTTTTATTATCACCCAGGTTTTTGCCACATGGGCCAACGATCTTCTGGACGCCGGTGGTTCGTCTGAATGGCAGCAGGTGATGAACACGTCCACCGGCATTCTGGACTCTGCATTCAACACCAATTCTGGCGGTTCTGGTGGTTCTGGATCCGGCTTTGTCCCATCGCCAACACCACCCACGTTAATTATTGTGACCCCAACGCCTGTTGGCGGCGGCGGTGGCGGTGGCGGTGGCGGCGTCATTTATTACACAGTGGTCCAGGGCGACAATCTCACCAGCATCGCCGGCCGTTTCAATACCAATGTGGCGGCGATTAAATCGGCCAACGGCCTGACATCTGACCTGATTTTTGTGGGGCAGGTGCTGTTGATTCCGCAGTAGGCACGGCCGTTTGTGGCGGTTGTGCAGCAAACCTGTCGGATCTAAAGGTCATCTATGCGTAACAGTGACATTTCTTCAGGGCCATTGGGATGGGCGAAAACCAGGTGGAAGCGATTGCCCACCAATTTCCGCTGGCATATTGAGGATTCTTTTCAGCCGGAGGATATTTCGGAGCGGCTGCTGCCGGGGGAAGTCCCCATTCTGCAAATTGGTCTGGCCTGGTACCGTGCTTTTCCGGCCAACATCATTTTTAGGTACCTGAATTGGTTGATTGCGATCGGGGTCGTAAGTACGGCCGTTTTCCTGGTTTTGGGCTACCTGCAAAGGTTGAGTTACTGGTACGCTGTCGTTCCGACGGCCGTTTTGTTCAGCATTGTTTTGGGCAGCGCCCAACAATATATTGTCTACAACCAATGGCGTGTCCTCAAAACGAACAAACGGCTGATCATCTCCCTACCCCAACCGAAGGGGTTCCCCCTGATTGACAACATCGAACTAAAAGGAATGCCGGCCGTCATAGACACCAACTGGTCGCGTAATCCAGCCTGGCGCGTTTTTCAGTTTTTTACCGGCGCGCGCGACATGTACATCAGCATGGTGGCTTATCGGTTTAATGAAGACACCGCTCGCGTGGGCGACGCGCTCATCATCCCGGACGTAACGCTGCACGACGTGTTGGAGTTTAAAAAAGTGGTATTTGGCT of the Candidatus Leptovillus gracilis genome contains:
- a CDS encoding ABC transporter permease; protein product: MANVVELPNELILPEESPSLWRLTLRRLLRQRSAIFGLSILAVLIFVATFAPLIAPYDPTEVLIGKEDVRKREAPCIHLLGCPPEKPQHLMGTDGNVRDMFSRIVYGTRISLQIGLIVVFISSTSGIVLGSIAGYAGGWIDNLIMRLMDIVLAFPFFLLAIALVFVLGPSLSNAMLAIAIISMPTYARVVRSTVLSIREMDYIQASRALGATDLDILFKRILPNAMPPLIVLATLGIATAILDTAALSFLGLGAQEPMAEWGTMLGRERNQIFSAPHLVLIPGFMISITVLAFNLLGDGLRDALDPRLMHNQ
- a CDS encoding ABC transporter permease produces the protein MIQYTIRRILLAIPVIFAILVVTFTLARAIPGDPCKAILGEKATAEACDRFTKDFGLDKPVYEQFIIYVTKMLQGDLGKSIRFGRPVLTILLERLPTTIELGLAAMFIAAIVGIPAGILSAVRRNSIIDVTTMIGANIGVSLPVFFLGLLLIYLFAVVLKDTPFSLPPSGRLSPGVSPVPFYEVYNLTVVEGSVRQQFFSFLAKHYVFNSLITFDWKVLNDALRHLILPAVALSTIPLSILARMTRSSMLEVLGLDYMRTARAKGLTERTVVLRHGLRNALLPVITVAGLQLAAILGGAVLTETIFGLAGVGLSVYEAITSRDFPIIQGFVIVIALIYVTFNLLVDLSYAVLDPRIRLD
- a CDS encoding LysM peptidoglycan-binding domain-containing protein — translated: MIVTPTPVGGGGGGGGGGVIYYTVVQGDNLTSIAGRFNTNVAAIKSANGLTSDLIFVGQVLLIPQ
- a CDS encoding M23 family metallopeptidase, giving the protein MLAYAKALLVMPAWLRAWLQQFLSLLGILSPQQIALGVLKGSFDTLLLVLLGFGFVAGGRMVMDSQYTLPSSIQTTALKWAPIADRIARKADIPREVPLVLWFKENSMLAVNPDNCTGIVGAYDLVRSGERPCFAPGPISDIEVAEQLVIAASEFKKRCPDITYYTQNPDMIKRCYFAYNAGMGAAARLDANQSAYVMNNYDAAHTNMVYSDVELGTVVVKQLGAWPTHLAMQSLVVSQLDVAGEERPFSLAILDVSTRLYDWASTSAAKLSNTVWGVDGEMAFPASRSLDQEACIGKAHTLGNITLRPRLNPVAFAPTLTQDVHGCSYSLPGVDISSSDSTAILQAPMPGEVSTFTDRWYNTTIRIENDEWIVWLLHPRSYLIETGPVKRGQAVGVMGAVGYATGPHVHYTIFDKVNETFVDPQEFLP